The region TATCTCGGGACGATAGATCCCAACACATTTTTCTCCTCTCTGCCAAGTGCCGATGGATATCTTATCTCGGGACGATAGATCCCAACACGTTTTCTCCTCTCCGCCACGTGTTTCTCTCCCCTTCGCATTTTCCCTCTTGCCTCACGCCTTCTTCCCTTTCCTTTTCCCCTTGGCATCAGTAAAAAGGAACGGGTGGATCACCCCCTCGGCCGCCCCTTCTCTCATGGTTATTGGGTTTAATTACTGCCTTGTTATCACATTAGTATCTCAATGGTACCTATCATCCTTATCACACTAGTATCACAGTGTTGTCATATTTATCATCTCGATGTTACCCTTATCTCATCGCCATACGGTCCAAAGTTCTTCAACTCCAGCGCCCGTTGGCACCTGCTTCGCATGTTACACCGCGCACCATGTGTCGAGATTCTTAACCAGGGAATAGGCTTCATCCAGAATTCTGTGCTATCGGTGGCATCATTAGTCGAGCAACCATTAGACGCAAGTCGAAGCGGGTTGAACGATGACATGACCAAAATTTTTACTTGACAATTGTGGGTTTCAAAATAAAATAATATCCAATGGTCTTCAAATCAATACTTGAGCGTACTCTACCAATAGCAATGCAATGCAATGTGATAATAGTAACCACTACCAGGACGATGAGATCTACTGTACTACTCCTACATTGGTTCTCTTGTATCCTTTGCAATCTCTGCACGTGCCTTTTGGACAAAGTTTTCACACTCACACGCTGTCACGCAGTAGGGGTGTTAGGGGGGTCGTCGTCTCCCAAACAACACTTCCCTTTCACGCCATGGCCCTCCATCTTTAAAAAAACCTCCACTCCACTCCCGAGAGAGGAAATTCCCTTACCCTCTTCCTActgtactcacccacaccaccGCCCACCCCACTCTTCCGGTCTTCCTCGCTGTCTTCTTCCCCAGCCCTCCAGTTCGAAAATTCCCTCCCTCGCGCCCAAACTCCAAACCCTAGCCGGTCCGGCCCAGCCCCCCTCCGCCCCGCCGGCTCCCCGCGCGGAACATGCGGGATCTGGGCCCATGGCGACCGGCCCCGATCTGACCTCCCcctccgccgccgacgccgccgccgcgtcgTCGGCGGCCAAGAAGGACCGCCACATCGTCAGTTGGAGCGCCGAGGTGCGTAACTGTTTCGCTCTTCTCTCCGTCTCGCGGTTGCGGATTTCTTTTGCGCTCTTTTGCGCTTTCCTAATTTTGGGATTTCCGCTGGCTTGCCTTGGATTTGGGACTTCGCTTCTGTAGCAATTGTTTGTTCCCCTTTTTGATTCGGCGAAAAAATTGAGAGGCGATTTTGGGCGTGTTTGGGGTATAATCCGCTTGTTGTCACAGTTCTATTGTTGATTCTTGGACTTCATAGCCTAATTCCCCCTTTCCCCATGCTAACCGTGACAAATTGCTCCTTCCAACATGTTACTTTATTTTTCTGATGAATACTCTTAGATTGCCTTCGAGTTCATCCTTGGAGTGCCTCTGCGATTCTGCTCGATGGTTAAATTGCTTTCTGATGCTTCCAACTTCTTCCCTGTAGGAGGATGACGTGCTTCGTGCTCAGATTGCGCACCATGGAACTGACAAGTATGGACAACTCCTGTTTGTTACCTGTCCTCACTTGCAGTAAGCTTTCTCAAATTAACCACGgcgtttttcttttgtagttggacAGTCATAGCCACACAATTCAAGGATAAGACTGCCAGACAGTGCAGGAGGAGGTGTGTACCTCCCTCTTCCGATAAACGGGGATCTTTTGTGGTAAAATTTCTGGTGTTATAGCATTTGTTCAGTtctattgtttatacctttttttTGGCTTGATTGTCGCTGCAGATGGTACAATTATTTGAATACAGAGTGCAAGAAAGGCGGGTGGTCTCGTGAAGAGGATATGCTTTTATGTGAGGTGAGAACTTGGTGTGTTTCTAGCATTTTAATTACTATAGGCGGCTAGGCGCAGGCAGTGAGTCTGCTTGACATTAAGCACTGTGGCATCAAATAGTGTTATTTTTTAAGGGCCAAATTTCATCTCTGGGAGTAGGACAGTATGCTTCGTGTCATGGTCCTCAATCTCATATGACATGAAGAAGAGCGCTGCTATACGTACGATCAAACTTCATACGATTTTGCGTACGAGCAGACTGTTCTGGTACAGTGGGCCCGAACGTTGGGAACGAACCTGTGTCTTGTCGTACAAAATCGTATGGGGAAAATATCGTACGCAAGGCAGTTTCGCATGAAGAAAGGGGTTGGAGATAGAAATCGAGTTCAGGGCATGGACTAGAAAGGACAAATAATTATCACCTTGTAGCTTAACTTGTGTGCAGATTGGATCCTATCCTTGATTGCGTTCCTTTGGGAAAATGATGGATTTGTTTTATGAACTGTAGGACGTATGATTGCTATGTTCTTTTGTAGATGAGAAACTGCGTGAAGGGACCATGCATTGCTTAAAGTCTCATAATACCATTATCATTCTTTGATTAGACTGCAATTTGTGTTATGATACATTTGCAATGTTGTAAAAAGAAATTAGAAACCACCTGATGTACATTGTGCTGGTGTCTTCATAACTATCAGTTATTGCTGTAGAACTCCTGCAACACCAAATGATAATCTTGGACTTGTCATGCAGGCTCAAAAGCTTCTTGGTAACAAATGGACTGAAATAGCAAAGGTTGTCTCAGGCAGGTGAGTTTCTTGCATTTGGTGCTGTTTGCTGTAAGGTGAAAAGGATATTAGATACTTCCTCTCTACCGGTTTATAAGGCCTGCGCGTATCCCTTGATCATCCATTTTATCAATGAAATATGAGTTATATGCCACAAAGAGTATACCATTGAAGTCATATTCGAAAGAAGTTTCTAACAGTATACCGTTTGTGATATGTTTGTCAAATTGGCGATCTAGGGACACACGCAGACCTTACCGACCGGGAGGGAGTATGTGAAACAAGATATCTGACATGTGAATGTTTGGTTTGCCTACTACAGAACTGATAATGCAGTGAAGAATCGATTTTCTACGTTATGCAAAAGGCGGGCTAAGGATGATGAACTATTGGAGGAAAATGGCACAGTATGCTCCAATGCAAGTGCAAAGAGGGTACTGACACAATCTGGTGGTGTCACATGTGCTGCACCTGGCTCCTCACCACCTATTAAGAACATGAGGTACACACAGTACCAGCAGAAGCTGTTGGTTAATTATGTGAATGAACTTACACACTTTAACCTGTTCTTTCTGCAACCAGCTCTTGCAAACCTGATTTCAAGGAGAACTTAGCACCAAATATGAGGTCATTTGGACAGCAAAAGAGCATACGACAGGATTCTCGGCAACCCCTTGCTAGCATTTGTCCAGACAATCAGAGTGTGAATATTGTAAAAACCCAGAGTCTTGTCACTAAAACCTCaacaaagcaattacatggcgaagaACAGAGCTGTGAGCCTATTATCCCAGATTCTGAATGTTTAACTTGATTCATGTGTTGTGTCAATGTTTGAACCTGCTCCATGTGCATAATTTCAGGTGTGAAGCATGACGGTAATTTTTTGAAAAGGAATGATCCAAAACTTGCTACTTTACTTCAGCAAGCTGACTTGCTTTCTTCCCTAGCaacaaaagtaaatactgaaaatacAAGCCAAAGCATGGATGAAGCCTGGCAGGTATGGCATCGCCAATTTGATGGTCTGAAGTAGATTTGTAGTTTTACATTTTAAAATAACTGTTTTATGCTTGACCTTTCAGAAACTACAGCATCATTTGGTTAAGAAAGATGATAATGACATGTCAGAGAGCAGTATGTCTGGAACAGCTTCACTCCTAGATGATCTCGACGATTTAATTGTTGATCCCTAtgagaatgaagaagaagatgaacagaAGTCCAGGTATATAATGAATAATATCTCATCCTTTTGGTTACTGTTCTATGGCCTCAGCTATTGATCCACCACCATTCTGATGAACAGAGAGCAGAACGGAGCAACATCACAAGTGGCTCCTGATCAAATAATGGATAATTGCCCAGTAGATCAAATCGCAGAAGAAAGTAGCCTTTGTGGAAACACACTATCTAGTACTATGGAACCTTGCCCAGGTAACCTATGCTCTTAATCTGAATTTAGTTACATGCCTTTCCATCCACATCGAAGAAGATTAATTGAAATTTGAAGCTAAATCAGTTGCAGAAATTCTAGCTCATATAAACTTGGGTGAGGCTGCCGAAGATATGGGGCTTCATTTCATGGAATACAGTTCTCCTACTCATGCAGCTCAAGCTCAGCAAGCTAAAGCAGATGCAGAAATACCAGCGTCTGTAGACTTGAGTGAGTCTGCCGAAGGTAGCTGGTCTCAGTTTATGGAATACACATCTCCCGCCCATACAGTTTTGCATGCTAACAGTTCTCCTGCTCATACAGTTCAAGCTCAGCAGGCTAAAGCAGATGCAGAAATACCAGTGTCCGTAGACTTGAGTGAGGCTGCCGAAGGTAGCTGGTCTCAGTTTATGGAATACACGTCTCCTGCTCATACAGTTTTGCATGCCGAAGGAGATGCAGAAACACCAGCATCTGTAAAGTTGAGTGAGGCTGCTGAAGGTAGCCTGCCTCAGTGTATGGAACATATGTCTCCTGCTCATACACTTCTGCGAGCTAAAACAGATTCTGAAATACCAGCATCCGCGAACTCGAATGAGGCTGCAGAAGGTAGCTGGTCTCAGTTTATGGAATACATGTCTCCTGCTCATATAGTTTTACATGCTAAAGCAGATGCAGAAACACCAGCATCCGTAAATTTGGGTGAGGCTGCCGAAGGTAGCCTGCCTCAATGTATGGAACCCATGTCTCCTGCTCATACACTTCTGCGAGCTAAAACAGATTATGAAATACCAGCATCAGCAAACTTGAGTGAGGCTGCCAAAGATGACAGTCTTCAGTGTACAGAATACACCTCTCCTGCTCGTGCAGACTTGCAAGCTAACGCAGATGCAGAAATATCAGAGGATTTCAGTGAGGTTGCCCAAGATAGCAGGCTTCAATGTGCTAAATTTACTTCCCCTGCTCACACTGCTATCAAAGGTAAAGCAGTTGCGAAGAAAGGAACTTCAGAGAACTGCAGCGACGTGCCCGAAGATAGCAGCACCCAGCCATGCATGGAATTCACCTCTCCTGCTCACACAGTTCCAACTTTCCATCCATTCACAGATAACGTGCCAACTCCAAAAATTACTGCCAGTGTAAGCTTTTGACTTATGTAGCCTGTCATTGTTAGTCTTATTTCACACACAATAACATACCTGAATCAAACAttggtatttacacatgtatttgtTGAACTTTCCAGGAG is a window of Triticum dicoccoides isolate Atlit2015 ecotype Zavitan chromosome 2B, WEW_v2.0, whole genome shotgun sequence DNA encoding:
- the LOC119362895 gene encoding transcription factor MYB88-like isoform X3, with amino-acid sequence MATGPDLTSPSAADAAAASSAAKKDRHIVSWSAEEDDVLRAQIAHHGTDNWTVIATQFKDKTARQCRRRWYNYLNTECKKGGWSREEDMLLCEAQKLLGNKWTEIAKVVSGRTDNAVKNRFSTLCKRRAKDDELLEENGTVCSNASAKRVLTQSGGVTCAAPGSSPPIKNMSSCKPDFKENLAPNMRSFGQQKSIRQDSRQPLASICPDNQSVNIVKTQSLVTKTSTKQLHGEEQSCVKHDGNFLKRNDPKLATLLQQADLLSSLATKVNTENTSQSMDEAWQKLQHHLVKKDDNDMSESSMSGTASLLDDLDDLIVDPYENEEEDEQKSREQNGATSQVAPDQIMDNCPVDQIAEESSLCGNTLSSTMEPCPVAEILAHINLGEAAEDMGLHFMEYSSPTHAAQAQQAKADAEIPASVDLSESAEVQAQQAKADAEIPVSVDLSEAAEGSWSQFMEYTSPAHTVLHAEGDAETPASVKLSEAAEGSLPQCMEHMSPAHTLLRAKTDSEIPASANSNEAAEGSWSQFMEYMSPAHIVLHAKADAETPASVNLGEAAEGSLPQCMEPMSPAHTLLRAKTDYEIPASANLSEAAKDDSLQCTEYTSPARADLQANADAEISEDFSEVAQDSRLQCAKFTSPAHTAIKGKAVAKKGTSENCSDVPEDSSTQPCMEFTSPAHTVPTFHPFTDNVPTPKITASERNFLLSVLELASPGSKPETSQQPSCKRALLNSL
- the LOC119362895 gene encoding transcription factor MYB88-like isoform X2, producing MATGPDLTSPSAADAAAASSAAKKDRHIVSWSAEEDDVLRAQIAHHGTDNWTVIATQFKDKTARQCRRRWYNYLNTECKKGGWSREEDMLLCEAQKLLGNKWTEIAKVVSGRTDNAVKNRFSTLCKRRAKDDELLEENGTVCSNASAKRVLTQSGGVTCAAPGSSPPIKNMSSCKPDFKENLAPNMRSFGQQKSIRQDSRQPLASICPDNQSVNIVKTQSLVTKTSTKQLHGEEQSCVKHDGNFLKRNDPKLATLLQQADLLSSLATKVNTENTSQSMDEAWQKLQHHLVKKDDNDMSESSMSGTASLLDDLDDLIVDPYENEEEDEQKSREQNGATSQVAPDQIMDNCPVDQIAEESSLCGNTLSSTMEPCPEILAHINLGEAAEDMGLHFMEYSSPTHAAQAQQAKADAEIPASVDLSESAEGSWSQFMEYTSPAHTVLHANSSPAHTVQAQQAKADAEIPVSVDLSEAAEGSWSQFMEYTSPAHTVLHAEGDAETPASVKLSEAAEGSLPQCMEHMSPAHTLLRAKTDSEIPASANSNEAAEGSWSQFMEYMSPAHIVLHAKADAETPASVNLGEAAEGSLPQCMEPMSPAHTLLRAKTDYEIPASANLSEAAKDDSLQCTEYTSPARADLQANADAEISEDFSEVAQDSRLQCAKFTSPAHTAIKGKAVAKKGTSENCSDVPEDSSTQPCMEFTSPAHTVPTFHPFTDNVPTPKITASERNFLLSVLELASPGSKPETSQQPSCKRALLNSL
- the LOC119362895 gene encoding transcription factor MYB88-like isoform X1; the encoded protein is MATGPDLTSPSAADAAAASSAAKKDRHIVSWSAEEDDVLRAQIAHHGTDNWTVIATQFKDKTARQCRRRWYNYLNTECKKGGWSREEDMLLCEAQKLLGNKWTEIAKVVSGRTDNAVKNRFSTLCKRRAKDDELLEENGTVCSNASAKRVLTQSGGVTCAAPGSSPPIKNMSSCKPDFKENLAPNMRSFGQQKSIRQDSRQPLASICPDNQSVNIVKTQSLVTKTSTKQLHGEEQSCVKHDGNFLKRNDPKLATLLQQADLLSSLATKVNTENTSQSMDEAWQKLQHHLVKKDDNDMSESSMSGTASLLDDLDDLIVDPYENEEEDEQKSREQNGATSQVAPDQIMDNCPVDQIAEESSLCGNTLSSTMEPCPVAEILAHINLGEAAEDMGLHFMEYSSPTHAAQAQQAKADAEIPASVDLSESAEGSWSQFMEYTSPAHTVLHANSSPAHTVQAQQAKADAEIPVSVDLSEAAEGSWSQFMEYTSPAHTVLHAEGDAETPASVKLSEAAEGSLPQCMEHMSPAHTLLRAKTDSEIPASANSNEAAEGSWSQFMEYMSPAHIVLHAKADAETPASVNLGEAAEGSLPQCMEPMSPAHTLLRAKTDYEIPASANLSEAAKDDSLQCTEYTSPARADLQANADAEISEDFSEVAQDSRLQCAKFTSPAHTAIKGKAVAKKGTSENCSDVPEDSSTQPCMEFTSPAHTVPTFHPFTDNVPTPKITASERNFLLSVLELASPGSKPETSQQPSCKRALLNSL
- the LOC119362895 gene encoding transcription factor MYB88-like isoform X4; this encodes MATGPDLTSPSAADAAAASSAAKKDRHIVSWSAEEDDVLRAQIAHHGTDNWTVIATQFKDKTARQCRRRWYNYLNTECKKGGWSREEDMLLCEAQKLLGNKWTEIAKVVSGRTDNAVKNRFSTLCKRRAKDDELLEENGTVCSNASAKRVLTQSGGVTCAAPGSSPPIKNMSSCKPDFKENLAPNMRSFGQQKSIRQDSRQPLASICPDNQSVNIVKTQSLVTKTSTKQLHGEEQSCVKHDGNFLKRNDPKLATLLQQADLLSSLATKVNTENTSQSMDEAWQKLQHHLVKKDDNDMSESSMSGTASLLDDLDDLIVDPYENEEEDEQKSREQNGATSQVAPDQIMDNCPVDQIAEESSLCGNTLSSTMEPCPEILAHINLGEAAEDMGLHFMEYSSPTHAAQAQQAKADAEIPASVDLSESAEVQAQQAKADAEIPVSVDLSEAAEGSWSQFMEYTSPAHTVLHAEGDAETPASVKLSEAAEGSLPQCMEHMSPAHTLLRAKTDSEIPASANSNEAAEGSWSQFMEYMSPAHIVLHAKADAETPASVNLGEAAEGSLPQCMEPMSPAHTLLRAKTDYEIPASANLSEAAKDDSLQCTEYTSPARADLQANADAEISEDFSEVAQDSRLQCAKFTSPAHTAIKGKAVAKKGTSENCSDVPEDSSTQPCMEFTSPAHTVPTFHPFTDNVPTPKITASERNFLLSVLELASPGSKPETSQQPSCKRALLNSL